The DNA region atttccaaaagtagctttttttagctgcaaaaatgactgtacttggaccatactagaaaatatttgtttattacttagtagactttcatgtaaagaccaaatttggcaataggcagcccagtttcaatgagcggcatagttgcagtaccttttttgaccatttcctgcacagtgtccctttaagcctacgTATGAGGTGCCACCTAGGCAATGCATCACATCTGGTGATTTTGGTGTCACCAAAAGTTTATATATAAAATACTTGTATTGGCCTACATACAttttgttctggtacatgcaaatCAAATATTTGCGCAAAGTGCATGtgcaaggtaaaatagtgtatttataatcttatagtgatgatgtgagacctatttctggtatattgcctagaGGGCACTTCATACTTAAGAACTACTTTGGCTTAAGTACCACTGAcgcgtttttgggaaacacagcccactGTGGTGCTACTTTGTCTGGTGTGACAGAGCTGTTTTAACAGGACACTAAATGCTACATGCAAGAGGAGATGTATAGAAAAAAATCTTGAAATCATGTCATTTTTTTGATCCACGAGTGTCTTTGTTAAAGTATTATGTTTCATGACCTTCCAATTAGGCATTCAGGACATTGCTTTGATGTACACTTACTTATTAGAGCAGTCCTTTTAGCAGAAAAAACATACTGCTACGTTTTGACAGCAGAAGATGATGTCTATGAGGATGTTCTTATGCATTGTTTAGATTTTACAGTaggttaaaaaaataaagtgaccTTTATGCTCATGGTATATCTGGCCTGTGGTTATTATACAGTGAATATGGCATGTAATGCTTTCTTTTGTAGATATTGTGTTTATATCTTTTCTACAGTTATGGTcataacaaaacatttttaaaatactGAATACCGGTAGTTTCACTATTTCCGTTTTACAGGTTCATGTTGAGTTTGGAGTCTGACACAGTAACAATTTGTTGAGACATATAGACAATGTGTTTGGTCTTGGTGTAACAAACCAAGTGTTGACGAATGCTGAACTCAACTATAATGTAGGCAAAGATGCTGGTGCTAAAGCTATAACAAGGCATAATGAAGATTGttttgaaatggaaaaaaataatttgtctATACATTTGTCTATAAAAACCTATTTTGGTGGTGCTTCATAAAAACACCCTCATGGGCATTAAACATTGAACACAATGAAGAGTGTACATTAACACTTGTAAACATGATTTAAAGTGTTCATTTTATCATAATTGTAATGCCTGTTATTATTGGTTCATCCCTACTGTTCTCATTTTGGTACCCACGTAGTGCAGATGGGCACATTCACTCTTTTCTGAAAATACTACTAAATCATagaaatattgctatgacattaccaatgACCAGTAACAGATTAATACTTTGTTGTTACAGTTTTCATGACAAGGTTATAACAGAAGCTCCATGTGAAGGTTAAACATGGCAGTAACCTGCATTAATTGGGGTTAATTTACCACCAGCTACCAAAAGAGGGTGATACTGAGTTAATGTAAGAGGATATtttgatgaatgaatgattgaatgaagtCTATGTCCATGTGGTTTTAAACACTATCCTTATCTAGGTACAAAATGCGCGTAGTTATAACACTGACCACGGTCAGTCTACCAAGGACGATATTACATTTTTAGTGTGTACTCCTTATGGTTTGTGAAACATGAATATTTCGATGACCTGCCACTGtaaaacactcacacagataACTAGTAATAGTGGTCGATGTGAAGATCATAATTTTGCCAGCAGATGGCAGTCATGCACTGCCTTGAACTGACTTGCTCCTCATAAAATAATGACTTTGTAGTATAATATTAAATAATCCAACTATGATGCTTGTCTTTCTGTAATGAGAGCATGTAAATGTCCCAGTGCCTCTATCTACAGTGCATTATACATAATTATGGAGGATTATTTTAATAGCCTGCTACATGTTCACTGTAAATTTCATTTTTCAACTTCATTAAGGATAACCATCCCAAGCATCCTAAGTAAGCATGAACCATCTCCATTTCAAGGGGTTCCAAAATAAGCAGccaattttctattttcatgtctCTGTAAATTAAAAGTAAATCACCCCTCTAAAATCCTTTTCACTATTTCACAATTTTCACTACCGGTATTTCAATTGACCATATTCACATGGGGGCAATCTTTTTATCATGTCAAAATACTGTAGATTTTCTAAATTGAACACGTGCAGCTCATGCAATGTTAAAAACAATATGTACTGAACAACACACAAAACTGATCACACATTAAGCCCttgtctttatttaatgttatacTGTGGCCATCGTTTCAGCGATCCAGGAGTTGTAGTTGCACACCTTGGTGTAGACGCCTGGCTTGTTCTTGACGGCGCAGCCACCGCCCCAGGACACAACACCCTGCAGCTCGTTGTCACACACCACAGGTCCTCCAGAGTCACCCTGATACAGACAAgaacaagacaagtacacagtagaaaaaaaaaacaacaacacagtattaaatcaacactttgagagtctatttaacatcttctagagtataTTTCGTCCCACAGTCAGCAATTCCGAACCTGTGGGCCAGGGCCTGATGATGGATCATGAAGGTATtgcaagtgggccctgaaattttcgacatatatatatatataaaaatatgtgtgtgtgtttgtgtgtccgtgtcagAACAAAACAAAGTTCTGTATCCTGAATAATCTTTAGGCTATTACTGAACACAGCTTTCAAATCAGAAGGATAGCCTGAATTTAGCAACCCCTTATTGGTGGTTGACTAAAATCACACAATCAAGTCTgtccagacagacaggagaggacagacaGTTTGGTTTACACTGTAAAATCCTTTGACACTGTGTTTGTTGCTGCGCGCATTTGCTTGGCAGGTTTTTGTGTTGTTTAAACAGCACTGTGACATGCTAAGTAACCTACCTGACAGGagggggcactgtggcacagcGCACTAAATCCCCCACATATGGACTTGCAGGCCAATGGGAATACAGGTTTGCATCCACCCAGGGTCATTTCCTAACCCTCGTCTTTCCCTCCTGctcatttcccccctctctctctctctctctctctctctctctctctctctctctctctctctctctctctcgctctcgctcctcTCACACTATACAGTCAtaataaaggtccaaaaaaaaaacgtAGCTTACCTGACAAGAGTCCTTGCCTCCCTCCATGTAGCCAGCGCAGAACATATTCTCTGTGATCTGGCCGCCAGGATACGCGCCCGCACAGGTGCTGTCACTGATGATGGGGATGTCCAGGCATCTCAGATTGATTGGGTAGTAGTCTTCGGAGGGCAGACACAAAGGTGTGTGATCAGCGCACAAAATAGCAAAAGAATCCCGTGACAGTGATTTTCTGTATAGAACCTGGTAGAACTGCATTTAAAAGAAAGCCTAATTGACACACACTaactattaaaaaataaacgtTATGATGTGATCCACTGGATGCTGTGCCACAGTGTACTGAGGCACCTGGCCacaaatgggcttgcatgcccatggggacacagATTTGAGTCCGGCcaccagccctaccccatctctgtctcccagtCTCTTCCAGTCATAATCTCTATATCGTCCTTTCCTCGGCCAAGACACAAAAAATGCATAAAGGttcaagagctcttttccaaaatgagacataTCCATTTTgttgaatgttgggaaattgacttatttttgtattacgtaggcattccattgaaatgcattgcaaaatgtttttttatagaggtttaaaaacaatgttctcaaaacatttgaatggcaagaagtcaaacatagatgataggacttcttaacagtcaattccaatattaaaatgcaaaaagtcaaaaatgctTTATATCtcattttgaaaaagatttcttcTCCTGTAAACCACTGTGATGCACTTACTGCCAGTTCCGCTGGTGTTGCCCCATCCGGAGACCAGGCACATGGTGCCAGCGCTGGCGCAGCTGGAGGGGAGGGCCACGGTGTCCACATACTGGTTCAGCTTGGCGGGCTTGCTCAGCTTGATCAACATGATGTCGTTGTCCTGGCTCACGCTGTTGTACTTGGGATGCTTGACGATTTTGTCGGAGGTGATGAACTGCTCGGTGCCCTCGTTGGACTTGATGTTGT from Engraulis encrasicolus isolate BLACKSEA-1 chromosome 5, IST_EnEncr_1.0, whole genome shotgun sequence includes:
- the LOC134449168 gene encoding trypsin-3-like — protein: MRAFILLALFALASAAPAQSEDDKIVGGKECRRHSVPHQVSLNLGYHFCGGSLISTQWVMSAAHCYQPRFQVRLGEHNIKSNEGTEQFITSDKIVKHPKYNSVSQDNDIMLIKLSKPAKLNQYVDTVALPSSCASAGTMCLVSGWGNTSGTDYYPINLRCLDIPIISDSTCAGAYPGGQITENMFCAGYMEGGKDSCQGDSGGPVVCDNELQGVVSWGGGCAVKNKPGVYTKVCNYNSWIAETMATV